From a region of the Nitrospirota bacterium genome:
- a CDS encoding ABC transporter ATP-binding protein, which translates to MNHAPPQPSRDGSAGRGFMDDLARLGLLLSLEKRVLAILVSYAVAIGLFSLIIPLTVQELTNTFAYAIEPIMIVTFALVMLVGLLFIGLFRVLQNSASETIFQRLYVRIALAMTEHLPRIRQEAFLPKQAFRFVEAELLARAVLVVLVDVINVLVSGLTGMTILAFYHQNFLLYDVFLLGGFVLVAVASGQGGVLATKTVSDKNYDVMNWIQDIANNRLHFKASLSAPFLIEKTDHLLDEYLAARRTRANILTWRQYRSIVVWEAICHSGAIALGGWLLSIAQITLGQFVAAEVIVGTLLLNLDTVTRRIYAFTYILSSLGELDRVFALPKHDAFSAGVNTHLPDPALCGIHLTCKEVSFAYPHSPPLFEQITVEAAPGEKLAVLVQSNTQKSTLALVLAGLYRPTSGVVRYNNVDLRDVPMDYVNGARGLVLDSQPTLFGGTLEENVTLGRTSISFEDLQWAIRFVELEDEIDRMPRGLETRLEAADTRYTKSQILRILVARAIVTRPHLLIFDGTLHNMEPNLRHTLLRRLCSKDEPWAAIFVSNDPTIGEFVDRRVLVR; encoded by the coding sequence ATGAATCACGCGCCACCACAACCATCACGCGACGGATCGGCAGGCCGCGGCTTCATGGACGATCTCGCCAGGCTTGGGCTCTTACTGAGCCTCGAAAAGCGAGTCCTCGCCATTCTCGTCTCGTATGCCGTCGCGATCGGGCTCTTTTCGTTGATCATTCCGCTCACGGTTCAAGAGCTGACCAATACCTTTGCCTATGCCATCGAGCCGATCATGATCGTGACCTTTGCCCTGGTCATGCTCGTCGGGCTCCTCTTCATCGGGCTCTTTCGAGTGTTGCAAAATAGTGCTTCGGAAACGATCTTCCAACGGCTCTATGTTCGCATCGCGCTGGCGATGACGGAACATCTGCCACGCATCAGGCAAGAAGCGTTTTTGCCCAAACAGGCCTTTCGCTTTGTAGAGGCCGAGCTGTTGGCGCGAGCGGTCCTCGTCGTCCTCGTCGATGTGATCAACGTGCTGGTATCTGGCCTGACAGGCATGACCATCCTCGCCTTCTATCACCAGAATTTTCTCCTCTATGACGTCTTCCTCCTCGGTGGATTCGTGCTCGTCGCCGTCGCGTCTGGCCAGGGCGGAGTCCTGGCCACGAAAACCGTCTCGGACAAGAATTACGATGTCATGAACTGGATACAGGACATCGCCAATAATCGGCTTCATTTCAAGGCCAGCCTCAGTGCGCCGTTCTTAATCGAAAAAACGGACCACCTCCTCGACGAGTACTTGGCCGCACGTCGAACGCGAGCCAACATTCTGACATGGCGTCAGTACCGGAGCATTGTCGTCTGGGAGGCCATCTGCCACAGCGGCGCAATCGCCCTCGGAGGCTGGCTGCTGTCGATTGCGCAAATCACGCTCGGCCAATTTGTGGCAGCCGAAGTGATCGTGGGGACCCTGCTCCTGAATTTAGATACGGTGACCCGCCGGATCTATGCATTTACCTATATCCTGAGTTCACTCGGCGAACTGGATCGCGTCTTTGCTCTGCCGAAACACGACGCGTTCAGCGCCGGAGTCAACACCCATCTGCCGGATCCCGCGCTGTGCGGCATCCATCTGACATGCAAAGAAGTCTCATTCGCCTATCCCCACTCCCCACCTCTCTTCGAGCAAATCACGGTAGAAGCCGCTCCAGGGGAAAAGTTGGCAGTCCTCGTGCAATCCAACACGCAGAAGTCGACGTTGGCACTCGTGCTCGCCGGTCTCTATCGGCCAACCTCCGGTGTCGTTCGGTATAACAATGTCGATCTCCGCGATGTACCCATGGATTATGTCAACGGAGCACGTGGACTCGTGCTGGACTCGCAACCCACCCTGTTCGGAGGCACGCTGGAAGAAAATGTGACATTGGGACGGACATCGATTAGCTTTGAAGATCTCCAATGGGCTATTCGATTCGTGGAGCTGGAAGACGAGATCGACCGGATGCCCCGCGGCCTTGAAACGCGGCTTGAAGCAGCAGACACACGGTACACCAAGAGCCAAATCCTTCGTATTCTGGTCGCACGCGCAATCGTGACCCGACCCCACTTACTGATCTTCGATGGCACGTTGCACAACATGGAACCGAACCTGCGGCACACCCTCCTCCGACGACTCTGCTCGAAAGATGAACCCTGGGCGGCGATCTTCGTCTCAAACGACCCGACGATCGGGGAGTTCGTTGATCGACGTGTCCTCGTGAGATAA
- a CDS encoding ATP-binding protein — MFRPIPTATFFRRIPYRLIASVVLMLALVVSVILLFSLEQEKLLLQGLTQDKAVPTELFPALWRSRHDLMVVTLLVFLVSAIGIAAVITFLHYDSTRRTLEEVKGLARNILESIPTGVLTVNRSGVITAVNPTAEAVLKRSAADLLGNSYESVFAEGETIQAVLEGALKHHQHVSQKDLPYESQDRTPHTIRVSTAELTGDDAEPVGVILQAQDVTDWLTLEQRVRVADKLAALHTLSAGVAHELRNPLSAMDLNLHLLEEDLKESGALAGQATHYMHVVNAECRRLTVILDNFMKFARPGSIGLHHLDVHKVIEHIIALMQFEAEERKVQLEQMVETDLPLVLGDETQISQVLINIVVNAFHAMPDGGRCDIVAEARTTDKTHWVEISVRDTGIGIKKEDVSRLFEPFYSTKSSGTGLGLAIAYRIMQDHGGTIHVSSTPGNGTTVVMMFPAARREAQAMAVTS; from the coding sequence ATGTTTAGGCCTATCCCCACAGCCACCTTTTTTCGCAGAATTCCCTACAGGCTCATTGCCTCCGTGGTCCTCATGCTGGCTCTGGTGGTCTCAGTCATCTTGCTCTTCAGTTTGGAGCAGGAGAAACTGCTGCTCCAGGGACTCACGCAGGACAAAGCCGTGCCGACCGAATTGTTCCCCGCGCTGTGGCGGTCGCGCCACGATCTGATGGTGGTGACCTTGCTGGTGTTTCTAGTGAGCGCGATCGGGATCGCGGCGGTCATCACCTTCCTCCATTATGACAGCACCAGACGGACCCTCGAAGAAGTGAAGGGGCTGGCCCGGAACATCCTTGAGAGCATTCCGACCGGTGTGCTCACAGTGAATCGAAGCGGCGTGATCACGGCGGTCAATCCGACGGCAGAGGCAGTCCTCAAACGATCGGCAGCGGATTTGCTCGGGAATTCTTACGAATCCGTCTTTGCCGAGGGAGAAACCATTCAGGCGGTGCTTGAAGGAGCACTCAAGCATCATCAGCATGTCAGTCAAAAAGATTTGCCCTATGAGAGCCAGGATCGGACCCCGCACACGATCCGGGTGAGCACGGCCGAGCTCACAGGGGACGATGCAGAACCGGTCGGCGTCATCTTACAGGCCCAGGATGTCACCGACTGGCTCACGCTCGAGCAGCGAGTTCGCGTCGCAGATAAGCTGGCAGCCTTGCACACGTTATCCGCCGGGGTCGCGCACGAGTTGCGCAATCCCTTGAGCGCGATGGACCTGAATCTCCATTTACTGGAAGAGGACCTCAAAGAGAGCGGCGCGCTCGCAGGGCAGGCCACCCATTATATGCATGTCGTGAATGCCGAATGCCGGCGACTGACCGTCATCCTCGATAACTTCATGAAGTTCGCTCGGCCCGGCTCCATCGGCCTTCATCATCTGGATGTGCACAAGGTCATCGAGCACATCATCGCGCTCATGCAGTTCGAAGCCGAAGAACGCAAGGTACAACTCGAGCAGATGGTCGAAACGGATTTACCGCTCGTTCTGGGGGATGAGACCCAGATCAGCCAAGTGCTGATCAATATCGTGGTCAACGCGTTCCATGCCATGCCGGACGGTGGGCGCTGCGACATCGTCGCGGAAGCGCGCACAACAGACAAGACGCACTGGGTGGAAATTTCAGTCAGGGACACGGGTATCGGCATCAAAAAGGAAGACGTGTCTCGCTTGTTTGAACCGTTCTATTCAACCAAGTCCAGCGGAACCGGACTCGGTCTCGCAATTGCTTATCGGATCATGCAGGACCATGGGGGAACCATCCATGTCTCAAGCACGCCAGGCAATGGAACCACCGTCGTGATGATGTTTCCTGCGGCGCGCAGAGAGGCTCAAGCCATGGCAGTGACCTCATGA